Within Pseudomonas sp. LBUM920, the genomic segment CCAACTGCAAACCCACACCAACAGCCTGCGCGCGATCATCCATAACGCATCGGCGTGGGTCGCGGAAACGCCCGGCGACGAAAGCCGCGCGTTTACCGACATGTTCAGCGTGCACATGCTTGCGCCGTACCTGATCAACCTGCATTGTTCACCCTTGCTGCAACGCTCTTCACCTGCCGATATCGTGCATATCAGCGACGACGTGGTGCGCAAAGGCAGCCGCCAGCATATTGCCTATTGCGCCACCAAGGCCGGGCTCGACAGCCTCACGTTGTCGTTTGCTGCGCAGTTGGCGCCGCTGATCAAGGTCAATGGCATTGCGCCGGCGATGGTGATGTTCAACGAGGGCGACGACGCGGCCTACCGCGCCAACGTCCTGGCCAAATCGGCACTGGGCATCGAACCCGGGCCCGAGGTGATCTACCAGAGCGTGCGTTACCTGCTGGACAACCCTTATGTCACCGGTACCACCCTGACCGTCAACGGCGGGCGGCATATCAAGTAAGCCGTTTGTGAGGATGTTGTATGACCTTGTCCCTGCCCCAACACTACCGCGAAATTCTCAAAGGCCTGGGCGAAGACCCGGAACGCGAAGGCTTGCTCGACACCCCCAAGCGCGCTGCCAAGGCCATGCAGTACCTGTGTCACGGCTACGAGCAGAACCTGGACGAAATCGTCAACGGTGCGCTGTTCGCGTCCGACAATGACGAAATGGTGATCCTTAAGGACATCGAGCTGTATTCGCTGTGCGAGCACCATTTGCTGCCCTTTATCGGCAAGGCCCATGTGGCCTATATTCCGACCGGCAAGGTGCTCGGGCTGTCGAAGCTGGCGCGCATTGTCGACATGTACGCGCGACGCCTGCAGATCCAGGAAAACCTCACGCGGCAAATTGCCGACGCAATTCAGCAGGTCACCCAGGCCGCCGGCGTGGCAGTGGTGATCGAAGCCAAGCACATGTGCATGATGATGCGCGGCG encodes:
- the folM gene encoding dihydromonapterin reductase, which codes for MTATNAPILITGAGQRVGLHCAERLLDEGQPVIFSYRSERPGVEALRERGAVGVFADFSSEAGILAFIAQLQTHTNSLRAIIHNASAWVAETPGDESRAFTDMFSVHMLAPYLINLHCSPLLQRSSPADIVHISDDVVRKGSRQHIAYCATKAGLDSLTLSFAAQLAPLIKVNGIAPAMVMFNEGDDAAYRANVLAKSALGIEPGPEVIYQSVRYLLDNPYVTGTTLTVNGGRHIK
- the folE gene encoding GTP cyclohydrolase I FolE → MTLSLPQHYREILKGLGEDPEREGLLDTPKRAAKAMQYLCHGYEQNLDEIVNGALFASDNDEMVILKDIELYSLCEHHLLPFIGKAHVAYIPTGKVLGLSKLARIVDMYARRLQIQENLTRQIADAIQQVTQAAGVAVVIEAKHMCMMMRGVEKQNSTMNTSVMLGAFRESNTTRMEFLQLIGRSK